Proteins co-encoded in one Stomoxys calcitrans chromosome 5, idStoCalc2.1, whole genome shotgun sequence genomic window:
- the LOC106086356 gene encoding endocuticle structural glycoprotein ABD-4 gives MKVFLSTVCLCAILISCSAKPQHRNINNLPHPNANNIPLDEKPDLRRETSTWIPILKYNKEQSEDGSYKTEYETGNNIIHEESGFLKDFSENNPNGVLVQHGQYSYQSPEGETINVQYTADERGFRATGDHIPTPPAIPDEIQKGLDQIYAGIKQQQERLEQRAKSDPEFAKRLENIRQANQNGQYVGPLENP, from the exons atgaaagtgtTT TTGTCAACCGTTTGCCTTTGCGCCATTCTGATATCCTGTTCGGCTAAACCCCAACATCGCAATATTAACAATTTACCCCATCCAAATGCAAATAATATACCCTTGGATGAAAAACCCGATCTGCGTCGCGAAACTTCCACCTGGATACCAATATTGAAATACAACAAGGAACAAAGCGAAGATGGCAGTTATAAGACTGAATATGAAACCGGTAATAATATCATACACGAGGAATCGGGTTTCCTAAAAGATTTCTCCGAAAATAATCCCAATGGAGTTTTGGTACAACACGGTCAATATTCCTACCAATCGCCCGAGGGTGAGACTATCAATGTTCAATACACAGCTGATGAGCGTGGTTTCCGTGCCACTGGAGATCATATACCTACACCCCCAGCCATACCTGATGAAATTCAAAAGGGTTTGGATCAGATATATGCAGGCATCAAACAACAGCAAGAGCGTTTGGAGCAAAGAGCCAAAAGCGATCCGGAGTTTGCCAAGCGATTGGAGAATATACGTCAGGCCAATCAAAATGGTCAATATGTGGGTCCTCTGGAAAATCCTTAA